The genome window tgtcttatctgattagctgttgttgtcttacccattgttgtcttagctagctctcccaatcaacacctgtgattgcttaatgcctcgctttatgtctctctctgatGTCAaaatgccttgtatactgttgtttagggtagttatcattgttttattttactacgGAGCCCCTagccccactcaacatgcctcagatacctcttttgttccacctcccacacatgcggcgacctcacctagcataactagtgcctccagagatgcaacctctctcctCGTCACTCAATGCCTGGGTTTActtccactgtacccgcaccccaccatacccgtctgtacattatgccctgaatgtattctaccacgcccagaaatctgctccttttattctctgtcccaacggactagacgaccagttttgatagcctttagccgtaccctcatcctactcctcctctgttcctcgggtgatgtggaggttaacccaggccctgtgtgtcctcaggcgctctcattttttgacttctgtaaccgtaaaagccttggtttcatacatgttaacatcagaagccttattttactcactgctttagcacactccgccaaccccgATGTCCTTTCCGTGTcttgaatcctggcttaggaaggccaccaaaaattctgagatttccatacccaactacagaCATTTTCCGTtgagatagaactgccaaagggggaggagttgcaatctactgcagagatagcctgccaagttctgtcatactttccaggtctatgcccaaaaaGTTCaagcttctaatttaaaaaatgtatctctccagaaataagtctctcactgttgccacctgttatagacccccctcagctcccagctgtgccctggacaccatatgtgaattgattgccccccatttatcttcagagttcgttctgctaggtgacctaaattgggatatgcttaacaccccggccgtcctacaatctaagctagatgccctcaatctcacacaaattatcaaggaacccaccaggtacaacactaaatccgtaaacatggacaccctcctagatattatcctgaccaacttgccctccaaatatacctctgatgttttcaatcaggatctcagcgatccctgcctcattgcctgcatccattatgggtccgtggtcaaacgaccacacctcatcactgtcaaacgctccctaaaacacttctgcgaacaggcctttctaatcaacctggcccaggtatcctggaaggatattgacctcatcccgtcagtagagggtgcctggttgttctttaaaagtaattttctcaccatcttaaataagcatgcccctttcaaaaaatgttgaactaagaagagatatagtccttggttcactccagacttgactgcccttgaccagcacaaaaacatcctgtggcgtactgcactagcatcgaatagtccccacgatatgcaactattcagggaagtcaggaaccaatacacagtcagttaggaaagcaaaggctagctttttcaaacagaaatttgcatcctgcagctctaactgggacactgtaaagtccatggagaataagagcacctcctcccagctgcccagtgcactgaggctaggaaacactgtcaccaccaataaatccacgataattgagaatttcaataagcattttgctatggatggccatgctttcctcctggctaccccaaccccggccaacagctcagcaccccccgcagctacttgcccaagcctccccagcatctccttcacccaaatccagatagcagatgttctgaaagagctgcaaaacctggacccgtacaaatcaactgggctagacaatctggaccctctctttctaaaatgatctgcctccattgttgcaacccctattactagtctgtttaACCTCTTctctgattctttgatccacctctatgcagatgacaccattctgtatacatctggcccttctttggacactgtgttaacaatcctccaaacgagcttcaatgccatacaacactccttccgtggcctccaactgctcttaaatgcaagcaaaactaaatgcgtgctcttcaaccgatcactgtatatagatttttctattgttattgactgtacttttgttaaTCCCAtgagtaactctgtgttgttttttgtcgcactgctttgctttatcttggccaggtcgcagttgtaaatgagaacttgttctcaactgtcctacctggttaaataaaggtgaaatatatatatattttttttcatctgtggagatgggagaaccttccagaaggacagtcatctctgcagcactccaccaataaggcctttaaggtagagtggccagaacgaagccactcctcagtaaaaggcacatgacagcccgcttggagttttccaaaagccacctaaagactctcagaccatgagaaacaagattccctggtcagatgaaaccaagactggactatttggcctgaatgtctagcgtcacgtctggaggaaacctggcaccatccctatggtgaagcatggtggtggcagcatgtttttcagcggcagggactgggagactagtcaggatcgaggcaaagatgaacggagcaaagtacagagatatccttgatgaaaacctgatacagagtgctcaggacctcagactggggtgaaagttcaccttccaacaggataacgaccctaagcacacagccaagacaatgcaggagtggcttcgggacaagtctctgaatgtccttgagtggcccagccagagtccagacttgaacccgatcgaacatctctggagagacctgaaaatagctgtgcaccgacgatccccatctaacctgacagagcttgagaggatctgcagagaagaatgggagaaactccccaaatacagatgtgccaagcttgtagcatcatacccaagaagacttgatgctgtaattgctgccaaaggtgcttcaacaaagtactgagtaaagggtctgaatacttatgtaaatgtgattatttcaattttttaaattagcaaacatttctaaaaacctgtttttgcttcatcattatggggtattgtgtgtagaatgatgaggggaaaaaacgatgtaatcaattttagaataaggctgtaacgtaacaaaatgtggaaaaagtcaaggggtctaaataatATATAGTGTATACATTTCCCTTTTTTGTtgaaaatataatttattttttattttgctgCCTCTTGGGCCCCCCATGGGCCTGGGCCCAGGGACTTAAGCCCCAGTAAGTCCCTGCATTAACCTGGTGCTACTGAACCTCATCAATAACATCACTGTTTTAGCAAGTCACATGCAGAGTCACAGGTAAAAGGTCTccaatgttagcctggtcccagatctgtacagatctaggatcaggctaCTACAACATGCCTTTGCCAGCCGTCTTGAGGATCTGTGTGAGGATGTCTTTTGGAACGTCCTCTCCGTTTTGGATGGCCATTTTCCTCTCGTTGATCCACTGTCTGCCTGTCGAACGCAGCAGCTGACAAGACTTCTTCACCTCGTTGATGAACTTCTTGTTCTTTGGGTATAactacatatgtaggatcttaatttgattactCTTTTTAAATTATgtgaattttcctgcacagcaggaaatgcaaatgtGTGTATTGAATGTTTAAAGAGGCTtgtaaagtttgtaatttccacttaaaaatgtcagacttgatatgccctgatgtaaaatgtatcaacccctacaaaaacaaaaaatgtccattaattataatccacataataattcacatttctgttgctgcaggattattttcctgctgtagcaaacgaGCTCAAAATAAAATCCTACATCTTTAGAGATATGTCATCCGACCATTTATTTAAATTCCATCTAGGGACTGTGACGCTGTAAAACGCATTATGGTGCATTTAGCCACATCTTACAGGCTTCCTACATGGAAAGATGACAACAAGAGACTAGAACAAACTGTTCATGAGTGTCAATGTTTTCACTGTATTTGTTTCTTATAAAATAGGATTGTATCTGATGAAACTGTAGGATTTCAAATAGATAAATTCAATAAGCCATCGTTCTCGAGAAGCATCACTAACATACTTGATGTCATTATTTACCTGGAAGGTGAAGTCTCTGAGATAGTGGATCGCTCCCTTCAGACACATCTCTATAGCGTTGGGGAACGGAGAGTCACTCTCCTTCAACAGATCCAGCTCCACTCCAAACGCCACCTACAGATGATACAAAAACAGAGGATTGACAACATCTTACAACATGATAGGGTAAAACTCCTGGTTCTAGTTATGCTAATTATAGCTAGCACATTGGCATGGTGAGACTAAATTGTATATAGCTTAGGTAATGAGTGTGTTATCAGTTGTCATAAGCAGAAAACTGCCTGTTATGACAATTTTTTACTGTCAGATATACAAACAAATGTAGCTTTATAAGAGTAAGAATAAAGCATAAGGGCAGTGTGGTGATCTGATGGGAACAGGAAGTGACCGTTACCTTAGTGATGACATCCAGTGTTACACAGTTGAACATGTGGTGCATGTTGGCAGCTGTGTTGGTATCAGCCATGTCTGCCAGTTTATCCATCAGCTTCTCTGCCCTCTCGTTGAACGCACCCATCTGACCCCGCAGGTACCTAACAATACACAGCAATGATGGATGGATGAACAgatggatggctggatggatTGATCAATTGATTATTACACCATGTGAAATGGATAAGTGACTTACAGACTGCTAAAGGCAGGGTCCATTATTCTTCGCTGTTTGTACCACTCATCATGATTCTGTGCTGTGACCAGGCCATTTCCAAAAAACCTATGAAGAAGAAGGACAACAGAGTATTTACCCTAAGACTGAATTAACTGACCAGTGACCAAGTTGTCCCGGTTGAATGTCTATATGCTCTGTAGGCTACGCATGCGATAACAAGCATTAGGAGGGATTGTGTTGAAAGAGTTTGTACCAACCAAAACATTGACACAATAAGTAGTAGTAGGAAGTATATTTAGATAACATTAATTATACAGAGGACTCACCTCTGTCCAAACAGGTTGAAGAGACGCTTGTAGAACAGTGGGGCTTTGGGGTACTTAGGTGACATCAGGACTTCCTGTGGAGACAAAGCAAAGTGTCAGATTGAAGGGGAATTGGGGTAATGGGTTATTTTACAGCACTTTAAATTCAGAAATTAACATGGTAAAATGTATGATTACACTAAtcttggttaacccagaactaaaatcttgctTAATTTGGTCAGGTGTTTACGTAGTCAGTCCATCAGAGATTATAATTATAGTAATTTCACAGGTTTACCTTGGTGGTATCAGGACAGGTCacacacaacatcacaacatgcATACCGTTGATACGGTAGACCGGTCCATATGTCTCAGCCCTGTCAAAGATAGAATAGATCTTTATTGTCCCGGGAAAAACAACACCtgatcatgtgtatgtgtgtgcgtgcgtgtatgtcgACTGCTGCTCAATAGCATTCAACTCACCATTCCAGGAATTTGTCGTGGATAACTCGATCATTGCTCATCTCCCTCTGAATGGTTGGTAAATGTCCAAATAAAAAACTGGGGAGAACAAGAGACGAATTAATCCATAAATGAAAAATaagggggattggaaatgatgcagacaattacattgatggaagcaacattctttccgcaatattaagctcatccacccccaatttttttttttttttttttttttaaattttttataaataaaattaaataagAACTTTATGACATGAGTGATACCTTCACCTAGTGAAAATGAAAATGCAGGTGAAACAGCGACCCTGACTGTTGAGGTTAACTTTCACCTAGTTCCTTATCAACAAATCCGATGCGTTGTCACTCGATATAGTTGAAAATAACTTTTAGGTACAgcattttaaaataaatattcAAGTTACATCATACTGACTCACCTATCCCTTGGTGGTCCCGGTATGTGATCATATTTCAGATGAATATATTTTATGTAAAGACAAAAACAGAGAAATGCGATGAAAATCAATCCAAGCAGGCAAATAAGCAAATAACCGATCCAACCTGCAAAGAAAGGGAAAAGTGCCATATTACCAAAGACTAGATAGCTCGCGGTGACCCTGCAAACCAGTTAAGTGGTCGTTTTTTTTAACAGAATTTGGTCACCcgtagtactagtagtagagAGGCATATGTGAAGCGAGATGGTTTACTCTGCATAAAATATGTCCACGTTAAGCAGATCGTTAATTATTAATTAGTTTTGGAGTGGCTGCGGTTCCGCATTTTCTGGAACCCCACTTGTATGGAGCAAGATAGCTGCCAAAAGGTTGAATATACATATCGTTAGGAATGTAAGAAAATCCATATGTAAATTGTAAGGATGGTAAGAAAAGCCATGCGTGAAACATGAAATGTAAACGTTAAAATAGATCTGTAAACGTACAGATGTTCCGACTATGAATGAACATTTACATGTTCAATTCTTACTTTACAACTCCCTTCACTCGGTAATAGATCttttaaatacagtgcattcgggaaagtattcagaccccttccctttttccacatttgtgactcgtttcaggaaactagacatATGTCGCAGGTCACTACTtaacaggagagccgtttgaacgtaaacttatttttttaatcaaaatgcgttttggggcagaaatgccttcttgaacatgtaAACTTGCATGTGCCTTAcaaacaaacttgtatgccatctgtaaatacgaatacaattgttaaattacgagcctagttggtttagccacagaacaAGTTGACAAGCTTCCCGCAAGCCATGAtaggctgagataatgagtggcctggacatgccgagagatgagtttggattggtctgccaaatagcacacttctgtctatttgagctggtcagtatgtctaggtaatcctgtctaacgcagaTTTTTTACATCTATACATCTATTGTGTAATAAAACTGcttaagtgttgctctccactttctggacgACCAAGTTTTGAAATTAGTGATAATCAAGCATGATAGccaaggagatggagaaaacacctgtctccatattccatcttcaaactaagggtaaCCATGGCATCTGACAGATGTGTCCATCCATGAATGATGTgcacgggtaagatagtctagctagctacattttcagatattacacgtttctaattttgacagaaagtggtttcatttcaagttaaagtgtactgttagctagctagctaacgttaactggctggctcgctagataacgttacatgtatgatcgtattatttgtatctcagagccatttgcttggctagctgtagcctaatgttagctagctaacattgaacctggttagttagctacctgcagattcatgcagggtagtaacatcatgagttgggattatggttcattgtttacctagctagctagctacatgtcttaacaaaagactccactatgcaagtaaccatttcgggtgcGTTTGTAAATTAAATCTGGCCAtctttcagagcactctcgtctgagtgtgccagaacACAGAgtaactgatgaatttatgaacacTCAACACACGTtcaatatggccggtgtcagtaaacgtcggcaaaaagcgtaattcaattgttgccagcagcacagttacaggcACCAATGttctagataacatgaaaacagcataACCAGCTCTGCTTGGGTGTGTAATGTTCAGAGTGgtgtgttctctcatttgtgtctggaagtagctagcaagctagccaatgttagccagttagcttgggtgcttgagtGCCGTTATGAGGTCAGAACGTTTGGCGTAcggtgtgcgctctgaacgctccgagagctaaacgctctgaatttacgaacagcacagttgcagtcaccaacgttctggataacataacatcttaaccagctctgctggggCGAGTTATGTTCATTGAGCTGttgtctcatttgtgtctggaagtagctatcAAGTTCGCTTGGGTGCTTAactgctgttgttagtacagaATGCCCAGATCAACCCTTacagagatgggtggggctaaatcttaagagggtgtgaacgattttgtagctctgagtctacttttatccaatgtaaaaaacacaatttcatttGAGTCGGTTGgtcacattttgtcacgttacagccttattctaaaatgtattaaattaaatgttttcctcatcatctatctatacacaataccccataatgacgaaacgaaaacagttttttttaatgtataaaaaacaaaaaaacagaaataccttatttacatataaaactgagctcaggtgcatcctgtttccattgatcatccatgagatgtttctacaacttggagtccacctgtgataaattctattgtttggacatgatttggaaaggcacacacctgtcaatataaggtcccacagttgacagtgcacgtcagagcaaaaaccaagccatgaggttgaagaaattgccagtagagctcagagacaggattgtgtcgaggcacagatctggggaaaagaaccaaaacatttctgcagcaatgaaggtccccaagaacacagtggcctccatcattctt of Salvelinus namaycush isolate Seneca chromosome 29, SaNama_1.0, whole genome shotgun sequence contains these proteins:
- the LOC120024159 gene encoding cholesterol 24-hydroxylase-like isoform X1, whose product is MALFPFFAGWIGYLLICLLGLIFIAFLCFCLYIKYIHLKYDHIPGPPRDSFLFGHLPTIQREMSNDRVIHDKFLEWAETYGPVYRINGMHVVMLCVTCPDTTKEVLMSPKYPKAPLFYKRLFNLFGQRFFGNGLVTAQNHDEWYKQRRIMDPAFSSLYLRGQMGAFNERAEKLMDKLADMADTNTAANMHHMFNCVTLDVITKVAFGVELDLLKESDSPFPNAIEMCLKGAIHYLRDFTFQLYPKNKKFINEVKKSCQLLRSTGRQWINERKMAIQNGEDVPKDILTQILKTAGKEENIANDDEELMLDNFVTFFIAGQETTANQLAFAIMELGRLPEILTKLVEFVSVSDLSRVRQEVDDVLGMKQEINFDDLGEMTYLSQVLKETLRLYPTAPGTSRFIPNDIVINGIPIPAGVSCFFNSYVCGRLDKFFEDPLKFDPERFHPDAAKPYYCYYPFSLGPRSCLGQSFAQMEAKVVMAKLLQRFDVSLLPGQSFDILDTGSLRPKSGVVCNIRHRGQTPAA
- the LOC120024159 gene encoding cholesterol 24-hydroxylase-like isoform X2; translation: MALFPFFAGWIGYLLICLLGLIFIAFLCFCLYIKYIHLKYDHIPGPPRDSFLFGHLPTIQREMSNDRVIHDKFLEWAETYGPVYRINGMHVVMLCVTCPDTTKEVLMSPKYPKAPLFYKRLFNLFGQRFFGNGLVTAQNHDEWYKQRRIMDPAFSSLYLRGQMGAFNERAEKLMDKLADMADTNTAANMHHMFNCVTLDVITKVAFGVELDLLKESDSPFPNAIEMCLKGAIHYLRDFTFQLYPKNKKFINEVKKSCQLLRSTGRQWINERKMAIQNGEDVPKDILTQILKTAGKEENIANDDEELMLDNFVTFFIAGQETTANQLAFAIMELGRLPEILTKVRQEVDDVLGMKQEINFDDLGEMTYLSQVLKETLRLYPTAPGTSRFIPNDIVINGIPIPAGVSCFFNSYVCGRLDKFFEDPLKFDPERFHPDAAKPYYCYYPFSLGPRSCLGQSFAQMEAKVVMAKLLQRFDVSLLPGQSFDILDTGSLRPKSGVVCNIRHRGQTPAA
- the LOC120024159 gene encoding cholesterol 24-hydroxylase-like isoform X3, whose amino-acid sequence is MSNDRVIHDKFLEWAETYGPVYRINGMHVVMLCVTCPDTTKEVLMSPKYPKAPLFYKRLFNLFGQRFFGNGLVTAQNHDEWYKQRRIMDPAFSSLYLRGQMGAFNERAEKLMDKLADMADTNTAANMHHMFNCVTLDVITKVAFGVELDLLKESDSPFPNAIEMCLKGAIHYLRDFTFQLYPKNKKFINEVKKSCQLLRSTGRQWINERKMAIQNGEDVPKDILTQILKTAGKEENIANDDEELMLDNFVTFFIAGQETTANQLAFAIMELGRLPEILTKLVEFVSVSDLSRVRQEVDDVLGMKQEINFDDLGEMTYLSQVLKETLRLYPTAPGTSRFIPNDIVINGIPIPAGVSCFFNSYVCGRLDKFFEDPLKFDPERFHPDAAKPYYCYYPFSLGPRSCLGQSFAQMEAKVVMAKLLQRFDVSLLPGQSFDILDTGSLRPKSGVVCNIRHRGQTPAA